The Neurospora crassa OR74A linkage group IV, whole genome shotgun sequence genome has a segment encoding these proteins:
- a CDS encoding mitochondrial translation initiation factor IF-2 yields MAPKKKGNKKANDDWEAELGESIAPVNNNGADAAAASPAAADDEAASGGGGLMERMRKAKEKRKKKGLADDWEAELGEDAPGAEKPAAAEPVPDLSAKVAEEANLDDEFALPEKKGKGGKGKQQQQQQKAAPAAAAKKDEDAADEDGPRVLTKAEKEKLKKEREKQRKKEQAAAKKKGTTPAAAAKAEPAKEEKKAETPSPVSTPASTPAPEAAAGGKKKKLPAHLLALQKQQEELRRRQEEEARLLAEEKARIEEEERAAAEEAKRKEEERARKKEKEKQRIEQLKKEGKFMTKAQKEEKARNERKLQQMLAAGIKVNALEGEESKKKPVYDDKKKRAANKKKDEEKALAEAAERARLAAEALVKEQEEKARIEREKAEKEAAAKAEAAKAAAEDSVDEDWEAAVASDKEDVKDSWDADSDEEEETKKEETKKEASKPAAANGKTQAKKEESESESESEEESEEESSEDEEATARELEEARRKKEAAERREKAHQAALAARSADNLRSPICCILGHVDTGKTKLLDKIRQTNVQEGEAGGITQQIGATYFPVEAIKQKTHVVNRDGKFEFKVPGLLIIDTPGHESFSNLRSRGSSLCNIAILVVDIMHGLEPQTLESMRLLRERKTPFIVALNKIDRLYGWKKIENNGFQESLALQNKAVQNEFKNRLEQTKLAFAEQGFNSELFYQNKSMAKYVSLVPTSAHTGEGIPDMLKLIVQLTQERMVGSLMYLSEVQATVLEVKAIEGFGMTIDVILTNGILREGDRIILCGTEGVIKTNIRALLTPAPLRELRLKSQYVHNKEVKAALGVKISAPGLEGAIAGSRLLVVGPDDDEDDLEDEVEADLASLFSRVEKSGRGVSVQASTLGSLEALLDFLKECKIPVANVGIGPVYKRDVMQCGIMLEKAPDYAVMLCFDVKVDKEAQEYADQQGVKIFTADIIYHLFDSFTKHMDELLEKKKEESKLLAVFPCVLAPVAVFNKSGPIVIGVDVVEGQLKINTPISAVKTNPVTGAREVIDLGRVTSIERDHKQIPVCKKGQPSVAIKIEMGGNQPTYGRHLEEKDMLYSKISRASINCLKEFYRKDVTNDEWQLIIKLKPMFDIA; encoded by the exons ATggcgcccaagaagaagggaaacaAGAAGGCCAACGATGACTGGGAGGCCGAGCTGGGCGAGTCCATCGCCcccgtcaacaacaacggcgccgatgctgctgccgcctctcccgctgccgccgacgacgaggccGCTTCCGGTGGTGGCGGTCTGATGGAGAGAATgcgcaaggccaaggagaagcgcaagaagaagggtctTGCCGACGACTGGGAGGCTGAGCTGGGCGAAGACGCTCCCGGCGCCGAGAAGCCCGCTGCCGCCGAGCCCGTCCCCGATCTGTCGGCCAAGGTCGCCGAGGAGGCCAACCTCGACGACGAGTTCGCTCTccccgagaagaagggcaagggtggcaagggcaagcagcagcagcagcaacagaaggctgctcccgccgccgccgccaagaaggacgaggatgCTGCCGATGAGGATGGCCCTAGGGTGTTGaccaaggccgagaaggagaagctcaagaaggagCGTGAGAAGCAGCGCAAGAAGGAGCAG GCTGCTgctaagaagaagggcaccacacccgccgccgccgccaaggccgAGCCCgcaaaggaggagaagaaggccgaaaCCCCCAGCCCCGTCTCGACCCCCGCTTCCACTCCCGCCcccgaagccgccgccggtggcaagaagaagaagctcccCGCCCACCTGCTCGCCCTccagaagcagcaggaggagctgcGCCGTcgccaagaggaggaggctagGCTCctcgccgaggagaaggccaggatagaggaggaggagcgcgccgctgccgaggaggccaagcgcaaggaggaggagcgcgcccgcaagaaggagaaggagaagcagagGATCGAGCAGCTCAAGAAGGAGGGCAAGTTCATGACCAAGGcccagaaggaggagaaggcccgCAACGAGAGGAAGCTGCAGCAGATGTTGGCGGCCGGTATCAAGGTCAACGCGCTCGAGGGTGAAgagtccaagaagaagcctgtCTAcgacgacaagaagaagagggctgCTAACAAGAAG AAGGACGAGGAAAAGGCTCTCGCCGAGGCCGCTGAGCGCGCAAGACTCGCCGCTGAGGCTCTGGTCAAGGAGCAAGAGGAGAAGGCCCGCATCGAGCGcgagaaggccgagaaggaggctgctgccaaggctgaggccgccaaggccgccgctgAGGACAGCGTCGACGAGGACTGGGAGGCCGCTGTTGCCTCTGACAAGGAGGATGTCAAGGACAGCTGGGACGCCGActccgacgaggaggaggagaccaagaaggaagagaccaagaaggaggCTTCTAAGCCCGCCGCGGCCAACGGCAAGACtcaggccaagaaggaggagtccgagtccgagtccgagtctGAGGAGGAATCTGAAGAGGAATCTtctgaagacgaggaggctACCGCCAGGGAACTGGAGGAGGcccggaggaagaaggaggctgcCGAGCGCCGCGAGAAGGCTCACCAGGCCGCTCTGGCTGCCAGGTCTGCGGACAACCTCCGCTCGCCTATTTGCTGTATTCTTGGTCACGTCGATACTGGTAAGACGAAGCTGCTCGACAAGATTCGTCAGACCAACGTCCAGGAGGGTGAAGCCGGTGGTATCACTCAGCAGATTGGTGCCACTTACTTCCCCGTTGAGGCCATCAAGCAGAAGACGCACGTCGTCAACAGGGACGGCAAGTTCGAGTTCAAGGTTCCCGGTCTTCTTATCATCGATACCCCCGGTCACGAGTCTTTCTCCAACTTGCGTTCGCGTGGTTCTTCGCTCTGCAACATCGCCATCTTGGTTGTCGATATCATGCACGGTCTCGAACCCCAGACTCTCGAGTCCATGAGACTGCTCCGTGAGAGGAAGACGCCCTTCATCGTCGCTCTCAACAAGATCGATCGTCTTTACGGCTGGAAGAAGATCGAGAACAACGGCTTCCAGGAGTCGTTGGCCCTCCAGAACAAGGCTGTCCAGAACGAGTTCAAGAACCGTCTCGAGCAGACCAAGCTCGCCTTCGCCGAGCAGGGTTTCAACTCGGAGCTCTTCTACCAGAACAAGTCCATGGCCAAATACGTCTCCTTGGTCCCCACCTCTGCCCACACCGGCGAGGGTATCCCCGACATGTTGAAGCTCATTGTCCAGCTTACCCAGGAGCGCATGGTTGGCTCTCTCATGTACCTCTCCGAGGTCCAGGCTACCGTTCTCGAAGTCAAGGCCATCGAGGGTTTCGGTATGACCATCGATGTCATTCTCACCAACGGTATCCTCAGGGAAGGTGACCGCATTATCCTATGTGGTACAGAAGGCGTCATCAAAACCAATATCAGAGCCCTGCTCACGCCCGCGCCGCTCAGGGAACTGCGCCTCAAGTCGCAGTACGTTCACAATAAGGAAGTCAAGGCCGCTTTGGGTGTCAAGATCTCTGCCCCCGGCCTCGAGGGTGCCATTGCCGGTTCCCGTCTGCTTGTCGTCGgccccgacgacgacgaggacgatctCGAGGACGAGGTCGAGGCTGATCTCGCCTCGCTCTTCAGCCGTGTCGAAAAGTCCGGCCGCGGTGTCTCCGTCCAGGCCTCCACCCTTGGTTCGCTCGAGGCCTTGCTCGACTTCCTCAAGGAGTGCAAGATCCCCGTCGCCAACGTCGGTATCGGTCCCGTCTACAAGCGTGATGTCATGCAGTGCGGTATCATGTTGGAGAAGGCTCCCGATTATGCCGTCATGCTCTGCTTCGATGTTAAGGTCGACAAGGAAGCGCAGGAGTATGCCGATCAGCAGGGCGTCAAGATCTTCACTGCCGACATCATCTACCACTTGTTCGACTCGTTCACCAAGCACATGGATGAGCTGCtcgagaaaaagaaggaggagtccAAGCTCCTCGCTGTCTTCCCTTGCGTGCTCGCTCCCGTTGCCGTCTTCAACAAGTCTGGTCCCATTGTTATCGGTGTCGATGTCGTGGAGGGTCAGTTGAAGATCAACACGCCCATTTCCGCCGTCAAGACGAACCCCGTTACTGGCGCTAGGGAGGTCATCGATCTCGGTAGAGT TACCTCCATCGAGCGCGACCACAAGCAGATCCCCGTCTGCAAAAAGGGTCAACCTTCCGTCGCCATCAAGATTGAAATGGGCGGCAACCAGCCCACGTACGGCCGTCATCTAGAGGAGAAGGACATGCTCTACTCCAAGATCTCGCGTGCCTCGATCAACTGCCTCAAGGAGTTTTACCGCAAAGACGTGACCAACGACGAGTGGCAGCTGATTATCAAGTTGAAGCCCATGTTTGACATTGCTTAA
- the hsp88 gene encoding heat shock protein 88, protein MSVVGVDFGALNTVIAVARNRGVDVITNEVSNRATPSLVGFGPKSRYIGEPAKTQEISNLKNTVGCLKRLAGRTLDDPDVAIEQQFISATLVDVNGEVGAEVTYLGEKRKFSATELIAMFMSKIKQTTQAEVKVAVQELVLSVPAWFTDKQRRSILDAAEIAGLRPLRLINDTTAAALGWGITKLDLPGPEEKPRRVAFVDVGYSNYTCSIVEFKKGELSVKSTACDRHFGGRNFDKALLDHLHKEFLGKYKIDIFTNPKAVCRVLAAAEKLKKILSANQQAPLNIESLMNDIDVRAMITRQEFEAMVEPLLAKVHVPLEQALADAKLTKDDIDIIEVVGGGSRVPSVKERIQAFFGKQLSFTMNQDEAIARGCAFSCAILSPVFKVRDFQVQDIINYPIEFTWEKDADIPDEDTSLVVFNKGNVLPSTKILTFYRKQPFDLEARYTNPEELPGKTSPFIGRFSIKGVHATEGPEDFMICKLKARINIHGILNVESAYYVEDQEVEEEVKDENGDVVMEGDKPKTRKVKKQVRKGELPVVSATPSLDPAAKNAAIEREQAMIMEDKLVADTEEKKNELETYIYDLRNKLDDQYADLASEEEKEKIRAKLMEVEDWLYDEGDDATKAVYVAKIEEIRALAGPVVQRYFDKVEAERQALQEKLEAEKAAKKAEEEARKAKEAAEKAAQEGAKDDEMTDADAPKPVVEEA, encoded by the exons ATGTCTGTCGTCG GTGTCGATTTCGGCGCTCTTAATACCGTCATTGCTGTTGCCAGAAACCGCGGTGTCGATGTC ATCACAAACGAAGTCTCCAACCGGGCTACTCCTTCGCTCGTTGGCTTTGGCCCCAAGAGCCGGTATATCGGTGAGCCCGCCAAGACCCAGGAGATCTCCAACCTGAAGAACACCGTCGGCTGCCTCAAGCGCCTCGCCGGCCGCACTCTCGACGACCCCGATGTCGCCATTGAGCAGCAATTCATCTCCGCCACCTTGGTCGACGTCAATGGCGAGGTCGGTGCCGAGGTCACCTACCTCGGCGAGAAGCGCAAGTTCTCCGCCACAGAGCTCATCGCCATGTTCATGAGCAAGATCAAGCAGACCACCCAGGCTGAGGTCAAGGTCGCCGTCCAGGAGCTTGTCTTGAGCGTCCCCGCCTGGTTCACCGACAAGCAGCGCAGGAGCATCTTGGATGCCGCCGAGATTGCCGGTCTCCGTCCCCTCCGCCTCATCAACGACACCACCGCTGCCGCTCTCGGCTGGGGCATCACAAAACTCGACCTTCCCGGCCCCGAGGAGAAGCCCAGGAGAGTCGCCTTTGTCGATGTCGGCTACTCCAACTACACGTGCTCCATTGTCGAGTTCAAGAAGGGTGAGCTTTCCGTCAAGTCCACCGCCTGCGACCGTCACTTTGGCGGCCGCAACTTCGACAAGGCCCTGCTCGACCATCTTCATAAGGAGTTCCTGGGCAAGTACAAGATCGACATCTTCACCAACCCCAAGGCCGTCTGCCGTGTCCTCGCCGCtgccgagaagctcaagaagaTCCTTTCTGCCAACCAGCAGGCTCCTCTCAACATCGAGTCCCTCATGAACGACATCGATGTCCGCGCCATGATCACCCGCCAGGAGTTCGAGGCCATGGTCGAGCCCCTCCTCGCCAAGGTCCACGTTCCCCTCGAGCAGGCCCTCGCCGACGCCAAGCTCACCAAGGACGATATCGACATCATCGAGGTCGTCGGTGGTGGCTCTCGTGTCCCCTCCGTCAAGGAGCGCATCCAGGCTTTCTTCGGCAAGCAGCTTTCCTTCACCATGAACCAGGATGAGGCCATTGCCCGTGGCTGCGCTTTCAGCTGCGCCATCCTCTCCCCTGTCTTCAAGGTCCGCGACTTCCAGGTCCAGGACATCATCAACTACCCCATCGAGTTCACCTGGGAGAAGGATGCCGATATTCCCGATGAGGACACCAGCCTCGTTGTCTTCAACAAGGGCAACGTCCTTCCTTCCACCAAGATTCTTACCTTCTACCGCAAGCAGCCTTTCGATCTCGAGGCCAGGTACACTAACCCCGAGGAGCTCCCCGGCAAGACGTCGCCTTTCATTGGCCGCTTCTCCATCAAGGGTGTTCATGCCACCGAGGGTCCCGAGGACTTTATGATTTGCAAGCTCAAGGCTCGTATCAACATCCATGGCATCCTTAACGTTGAGAGCGCCTACTACGTCGAAGACCaggaggtcgaggaggaggtcaaggatgAGAACGGTGAT GTTGTCATGGAAGGCGACAAGCCCAAGACCCGCAAGGTCAAGAAGCAGGTCCGCAAGGGCGAGCTTCCTGTCGTCAGCGCCACCCCGTCCCTCGACCCCGCCGCCAAGAACGCCGCCATTGAGAGGGAGCAGGCCATGATCATGGAGGACAAGCTCGTTGCCGAtaccgaggagaagaagaacgagcTCGAGACCTACATCTACGACCTTCGCAACAAGCTCGACGACCAGTACGCTGACCTCGCctccgaggaggagaaggagaagatccGTGCTAAGCTCATGGAGGTTGAG GACTGGCTCTACGATGAGGGTGACGATGCCACCAAGGCTGTCTACGTCGCCAAGATCGAAGAGATCCGCGCCCTCGCCGGCCCCGTCGTCCAGCGCTACTTCGACAAGGTTGAGGCCGAGAGGCAAGCTCTCCAGGAGAAgctcgaggccgagaaggcggccaagaaggctgaggaggaggcccgcaaggccaaggaggctgCCGAGAAGGCCGCCCAAGAAGGTGCCAAGGACGACGAGATGACCGATGCCGACGCTCCGAAGCCTGTCGTCGAGGAGGCTTAG
- the chs-6 gene encoding chitin synthase D, whose translation MTINYLGEDGWPVKEIVYTAIVGLVMLAACLEWFLWIAAFMYCLWKVFVKAEHWTVRVLSVIIGIAFMLLRCIFLPIMIVTLPLPSQVVKVWPPAMVSFLQWFAFYSFAGLLTIPWLFCVYQIVTHQLGRTKRIKQVLDEVSAPKVVIVMPCYKEDPDVLVAAIDSVVDCDYPPSCIHVFLSFDGDQEDELYLNTIEKLGVPLTLESYPKSIDVAYQNARVTVSRFPHGGKRHCQKMTFKLIDRVYREYLKRNDNLFILFIDSDCILDKVCLQNFVYDMELSPGNRRDMLAMTGVITSTTQKHSLITLLQDMEYIHGQLFERTVESGCGAVTCLPGALTMLRFSAFRRMAKYYFADKAENCEDLFDYAKSHLGEDRWLTHLFMIGAKKRHQIQMCTSAFCKTEAVQTMRSLIKQRRRWFLGFITNEVCMLTDWRLWKRYPILILVRFMQNTIRTTALLFFIMVLALITTTKKIDDLPVGFIAISLGLNWLMMIYFGAKLRRFKIWLYPLMFVLNPFFNWYYMIYGIFTAGQRTWGGPRADAAAADSTTTAQEAIEMAEKTGDDLNIVPESFIPAAQERKGMLEDKGFTTGISTGGGGGGLGRSKSILQPPDKLVGKFAAPERSANGLYQHFDDSVASVSLFAHAGGSSLMVPTVAGSATTGKRQQHQRYQQQQQYQQQHQLQHRDSFDSTFSAHTTGGNSMSVYMPRRVESIMGEEDRRKYELAQASSGHLVASNPTRVLGPQQQGPPPGQVYEFSESELRRAGYEYTDSAAEYVGRQALPLSPSPYRMVASSDSVESVQGAWPAASLSPTPYHDHGYGQQGGSFSVPMPPAPSGTGHQHHQQHQQTGRSPLGRASWMRTSTMDQVEGDIEASHGGVSDASGHGRRGGQRQGSRGSNQR comes from the exons ATGACTATCAATTACCTTGGGGAGGACGGATGGCCTGTGAAAGAG ATCGTCTACACGGCCATCGTGGGCCTGGTCATGCTCGCGGCATGTCTCGAGTGGTTCTTATGGATCGCCGCGTTTATGTACTGTCTCTGGAAAGTGTTTGTAAAGGCTGAACACTGGACAGTTAGGGTGTTATCGGTGATTATAGGGATTGCCTTTATGTTGCTGAG ATGTATCTTCCTGCCCATCATGATCGTCACCCTCCCGCTTCCCAGCCAAGTCGTCAAAGTCTGGCCACCAGCCATGGTCAGCTTCCTGCAATGGTTCGCCTTCTACAGCTTCGCCGGCTTGCTCACCATCCCCTGGCTCTTCTGCGTCTACCAAATCGTCACCCATCAACTCGGCCGCACCAAGCGCATCAAACAAGTCCTCGACGAAGTCTCGGCGCCCAaagtcgtcatcgtcatgcCCTGCTACAAAGAAGACCCCGACGTGCTCGTGGCCGCCATCGACTCGGTCGTCGACTGCGACTACCCGCCCTCATGCATCCAcgtcttcctctccttcgaCGGCGACCAGGAAGACGAGCTctacctcaacaccatcgaGAAGCTAGGCGTGCCTTTAACCTTGGAGTCGTACCCCAAATCCATCGACGTCGCCTACCAGAACGCGCGCGTCACCGTCTCCCGCTTCCCGCACGGCGGCAAGCGCCACTGCCAAAAGATGACCTTCAAGCTCATCGACCGCGTGTACCGCGAGTACCTGAAGCGCAACGACAACCTGTTCATTTTGTTTATTGACTCGGACTGCATCCTCGACAAGGTGTGCCTGCAGAACTTTGTCTACGACATGGAGCTCAGCCCGGGCAACCGGCGCGACATGCTGGCCATGACGGGGGTGATCACGTCGACAACCCAGAAACACAGCTTGATCACGCTGCTGCAGGACATGGAGTACATCCACGGCCAGCTGTTTGAGCGCACCGTCGAGTCCGGGTGCGGCGCCGTCACTTGTCTTCCGGGCGCCCTGACCATGCTCCGGTTTTCGGCTTTCAGGCGAATGGCCAAATATTACTTTGCCGACAAGGCCGAGAACTGCGAGGACCTGTTCGACTACGCCAAGTCGCATCTGGGCGAGGACCGCTGGCTGACGCACCTGTTCATGATTGGCGCAAAGAAGCGGCACCAGATCCAGATGTGCACGTCGGCCTTTTGCAAGACGGAAGCCGTGCAGACGATGCGGTCGCTGATCAAGCAGCGGCGCCGGTGGTTCCTGGggtttattactaacgagGTGTGCATGCTGACGGACTGGCGGCTGTGGAAGCGGTACCCGATCCTGATCCTGGTGCGCTTCATGCAAAATACCATCCGCACCACCGCgttgctcttcttcatcatggtgctcgccctcatcaccaccaccaagaagatCGACGACCTTCCCGTCGGCTTCATCGCCATTTCGCTGGGTCTCAACTGGCTCATGATGATCTACTTTGGCGCCAAACTGCGCCGCTTCAAGATCTGGCTCTACCCCCTGATGTTCGTCCTCAACCCCTTTTTCAACTGGTACTACATGATCTACGGCATCTTCACCGCTGGCCAGCGTACATGGGGCGGCCCGCGCGCCGATGCCGCAGCCGCCGACTCGACCACCACCGCGCAGGAAGCCATTGAAATGGCCGAGAAGACGGGTGACGACCTCAACATTGTTCCCGAGTCTTTTATCCCGGCCGCCCAAGAGCGCAAGGGCATGCTAGAAGACAAGGGCTTCACCACCGGCATTAGcactggcggcggcggcggcggcctcggCCGCTCCAAGAGCATCCTCCAGCCGCCCGACAAGCTAGTGGGCAAGTTCGCTGCGCCTGAGCGTTCTGCCAACGGGCTGTATCAGCACTTTGACGACTCCGTGGCTTCCGTCAGCTTGTTTGCACACGCCGGCGGGTCGTCTTTGATGGTACCTACCGTAGCCGGTTCCGCCACCACGGGAAAAAGACAGCAGCACCAACGataccaacagcagcagcagtatcaacagcaacaccagctCCAACATCGTGACTCCTTCGACAGCACCTTCTCTGCGCACACTACCGGTGGGAATAGCATGTCGGTGTACATGCCTCGTCGGGTAGAAAGTATCATGGGCGAAGAAGATCGTAGAAAATACGAGCTTGCGCAGGCTAGCTCTGGACACTTGGTGGCGAGCAATCCTACTCGAGTCCTTGGTCCACAACAACAGGGTCCTCCTCCCGGCCAGGTTTACGAGTTTTCCGAATCCGAACTGAGAAGGGCTGGGTATGAGTATACCGACTCGGCGGCAGAGTATGTCGGACGGCAGGCACTCCCGCTCTCGCCATCACCGTATCGTATGGTGGCAAGTAGTGATAGCGTCGAATCGGTTCAAGGGGCGTGGCCGGCTGCCTCTTTAAGTCCTACCCCTTATCATGATCATGGGTATGGGCAACAGGGAGGGTCATTTTCTGTGCCTATGCCGCCGGCTCCGAGCGGAACAggtcatcagcatcatcaacaacatcaacagacGGGTAGGAGTCCTCTGGGCAGGGCGAGTTGGATGAGGACGTCGACTATGGATCAGGTGGAAGGTGATATTGAGGCGTCACATGGAGGAGTCTCTGACGCGTCTGGGCAcggaaggagaggggggcAGAGGCAGGGTTCGAGGGGGTCAAATCAGAGATAG
- a CDS encoding TBC domain-containing protein — MSQMDSGSSSESGDSLSEKDEKVIIDPFFTEKEAAILTACSQRDLTKLRDLAESRGGFLTDELRQQAWPILLGLPPKPFDEDSSSSSYSSWESLPPHQDEDQVQLDVDRSFTYYPSHTSDSARSLQKSLLSSLILSVLRRHPYLHYFQGYHDISQVLLLVLPAHLRSPALARLSALRIRDFMLPNLQAAIAQLRLIPDILRVSDPPLWRHLSGTEPFFALSGTITMYAHDITTLGEITRLFDVLLAREPVFSVYMFAAIVRSRREELFETPEDEPEMLHSILSKLPQPLDLEGLIGDTVALFEKYPPERLPSWRWGISGSSVLKTAREGFDKNKGATGQTMEDGKRFFERQVRELLWLERRDKAKKWMWKNRRPVRTLGLAVLVGIIAILLRRAPGGPMAWVMGVVNRWWLT, encoded by the coding sequence ATGTCACAGATGGACAGCGGCAGCTCAAGTGAAAGCGGTGACTCTCTTTCAGAGAAGGACGAGAAAGTCATCATCGACCCATTCTTCACCGAAAAGGAAGCCGCCATTCTCACAGCATGTTCCCAACGAGACCTCACCAAACTCCGTGACCTCGCCGAATCTCGAGGGGGTTTCCTAACCGACGAACTTCGTCAACAAGCATGGcccatcctcctcggccttcccCCAAAACCTTTCGACgaagactcctcctcctcctcctactcctcATGGGAATCCCTTCCCCCACACCAAGACGAAGACCAAGTCCAACTCGACGTCGACCGGTCCTTCACCTACTACCCCTCCCACACCTCGGACTCCGCGCGCTCCCTCCAAAAATCCCTTCTCTCCTCGCTCATCCTCTCCGTCCTCCGCCGGCATCCCTACCTCCACTACTTCCAAGGCTACCACGACATCTCCCAAGTCCTCTTACTCGTCCTCCCTGCCCACCTGCGCTCGCCCGCACTCGCCCGTCTCTCCGCCCTTCGCATCCGCGACTTCATGCTTCCCAACCTCCAAGCAGCCATCGCCCAACTGCGCCTCATCCCCGACATCCTAAGGGTATCCGACCCGCCATTGTGGCGACACCTATCAGGCACCGAACCCTTTTTCGCCTTGTCCGGGACGATCACCATGTACGCGCACGACATCACCACCCTCGGAGAAATCACCCGCTTGTTCGACGTTTTGTTGGCGAGGGAACCCGTGTTTAGCGTGTACATGTTCGCTGCCATCGTGCGATCGCGGAGGGAAGAGCTGTTTGAGACGCCCGAGGACGAGCCCGAGATGTTGCATTCGATTCTGTCCAAGCTGCCGCAGCCGCTGGATCTGGAAGGGCTGATTGGCGATACGGTGGCGCTGTTTGAAAAGTATCCGCCTGAGCGGCTGCCGAGTTGGCGGTGGGGGATTTCGGGGTCGAGTGTGCTCAAGACGGCGAGAGAGGGGTTCGACAAGAATAAAGGGGCGACTGGGCAGACGATGGAGGATGGAAAGAGGTTTTTTGAGAGGCAGGTGAGGGAGTTGCTGTggttggagaggagggacAAGGCAAAGAAGTGGATGTGGAAGAATAGGAGGCCGGTGAGGACGTTGGGGCTGGCGGTTTTGGTGGGTATTATTGCGATATTGCTGAGGAGGGCGCCGGGCGGGCCGATGGCTTGGGTCATGGGGGTTGTGAATCGGTGGTGGTTAACGTAG